The sequence CCCCTTTTATTCCTCAAATACCGGAGGCACCCGGAACAAGCCGTCCTTCTGCTCCGGCGCATTGACCAGCACCTTGTCCCGCGGCCAAGAGGGCCGCACCTCATCCTCCCGGAGCACATTGGCCATCGGCAAGACGTGGCTGGTCGGCTCCACGTCTTCCGTGTCCAGCTCGTTCAATTTCTCCACAAAGCGGAGAATATCATTCAGCTGAACCGTAAAGCGTTCCACTTCTTCCTGGTTGAGCGACAACCGCGCCAACCGGGCGACATGTTGCACCTGTTCCTTCGAAATCGACACGGACCTGTCCCTCCTTCCGCGATGTCATGCGAAAACGCGCGTCTTCTCCCGCTGCCTTCCTATGACAGTATAGCACAAACGGGGCGGCTCAACCCCTCTGCCCCACAGGTTTCACAGGCTCCGCCCGTAAGCTCGGCGATGATCCGAACAACGGCGAAACCTTTTTCTTTCAGGAAGATAAAGCGGCAATCCCATCGGTTGAAAACAAAAGAGCACCCGCATGGGGTGCTCAACGGGCTCCGCGGATCATCCGAGGGCATCGAAATCAGTCACTGTATTCTGACGAGAACGACTAGATACGGGAAATCCCCGAGGGGGTCTTCAACCCCGGGACGGGCGGAG comes from Planifilum fulgidum and encodes:
- the gatC gene encoding Asp-tRNA(Asn)/Glu-tRNA(Gln) amidotransferase subunit GatC yields the protein MSISKEQVQHVARLARLSLNQEEVERFTVQLNDILRFVEKLNELDTEDVEPTSHVLPMANVLREDEVRPSWPRDKVLVNAPEQKDGLFRVPPVFEE